From one Thermatribacter velox genomic stretch:
- the purS gene encoding phosphoribosylformylglycinamidine synthase subunit PurS: protein MQYRGKVVVTLKSGVFDPQGVTIKNALHSLSFESVEEVKTGKFFEVLFDAENDAEAEKLLEAMCHQLLANPIIEDFDFSLEKVK from the coding sequence ATGCAATACCGTGGTAAAGTGGTCGTTACTTTAAAAAGTGGTGTTTTTGATCCTCAGGGAGTTACCATTAAAAATGCTTTGCATTCACTTTCCTTTGAAAGTGTAGAAGAAGTCAAGACGGGTAAATTTTTTGAGGTTTTGTTTGATGCTGAAAATGACGCGGAAGCCGAAAAGCTGCTTGAAGCAATGTGTCATCAGCTTCTGGCTAACCCCATTATTGAGGATTTCGATTTCTCCTTAGAAAAAGTAAAATGA
- the purQ gene encoding phosphoribosylformylglycinamidine synthase subunit PurQ — protein MRFGIVVFPGSNCDRDCFHVLHDVLGVETVYLWHAARDLKDCDCIVLPGGFSYGDYLRAGAIAAYAPIMLSIREFAEKGGLVLGICNGFQILVEAGLLPGVLLPNIGGHFICRWVYLRVENSDTPFTMRYAQGEVVKMPIAHQQGNFFVPPSVFEELERNNLIAFRYCDAQGRISTDANPNGSVGNVAGIVSPSGNVLGMMPHPERCAESILGSEDGKRLFQSIIQWLEERKCSKVVIKK, from the coding sequence ATGCGTTTTGGAATCGTTGTTTTTCCTGGTTCTAACTGTGATCGAGACTGTTTCCATGTTTTGCACGATGTGCTGGGTGTGGAGACTGTATATCTCTGGCATGCAGCAAGAGATTTGAAAGATTGTGATTGTATTGTGTTGCCAGGCGGATTTAGCTATGGTGATTATTTGCGAGCCGGAGCCATAGCTGCGTATGCTCCTATTATGCTCAGTATTCGGGAATTCGCTGAGAAAGGGGGGCTGGTTTTAGGTATCTGCAACGGCTTTCAAATCCTTGTTGAGGCTGGTTTACTGCCTGGAGTGCTTTTGCCCAACATTGGTGGTCATTTCATATGTCGCTGGGTATATCTCAGGGTGGAGAACAGCGATACGCCTTTTACCATGCGATACGCTCAGGGAGAAGTGGTTAAAATGCCTATTGCGCATCAACAGGGCAATTTTTTTGTTCCCCCTTCAGTATTTGAGGAACTAGAAAGGAACAATTTGATTGCCTTCAGATACTGTGATGCGCAGGGTAGAATTAGCACGGATGCCAATCCTAATGGTTCGGTGGGGAATGTTGCCGGAATAGTTTCGCCTTCGGGGAATGTTCTGGGCATGATGCCACATCCTGAGCGCTGTGCAGAATCAATTTTGGGTTCAGAAGACGGAAAAAGACTTTTTCAATCTATTATTCAATGGTTGGAGGAGAGAAAGTGCAGCAAAGTGGTAATAAAGAAATAG
- the purL gene encoding phosphoribosylformylglycinamidine synthase subunit PurL — MVGGEKVQQSGNKEIALSLGLREEDYNRILEILGRVPTSTEIAMFSVEWSEHCGYTHSRSWFRLLPRRGRFQALVGEDAGGIVYDGLALVFKMESHNHPSQVEPKQGAATGVGGIIRDILGSGARPIACLDSLCFAPPDENRSRYIFRGVVDGIAFYGNCVGVPTVAGELYFHPSFRGNCLVNVMCIGLVPENGLMRAVARGEGNAIIYVGNKTGRDGIGGCSILASQEFAENEEKRPSVQIGDPFTEKCLIEATLEAIETGRVVGIKDMGAAGLTCSTSEMAAAGDSGMEVDLDRVPVREEGMEAWEIMMSESQERMLLCVEKGYEETICSIFRKWGLEAEVIGRVVDSGRVTIRYRGEIVADVPAKALTAPPSCVPPFHEPPYFKELNSFAFDTLPVPEDLNQTFLSLLASPNLCSRRFVYEQYDHMVQTNTVIYPGSGTVVLRVKGKNWGIAVTTDCNPLYCFLNPYQGAQMAVAEAARNLACCGATPAGITDCLNFGNPDKPDRYWQFVEAVRGLSEAAQYFNVPVVSGNVSFYNESPEGSIYPTPTVGMIGIVEDISRVIPSCFSQENLLIVLLGECGDGLGGSEYLRVIHNLEVGPLPHFDMEAEKRLQEVLIELVKERCLCSAIDVSEGGLAIALAEASLSAEAAVGFDIDIGNCGDLREDVILFGEAGGRAVVTVEEKDFPKFEKILLERGFPFQVLGRSGGKHLVFRKGKRELIRVSVEVARKHWEMTF; from the coding sequence ATGGTTGGAGGAGAGAAAGTGCAGCAAAGTGGTAATAAAGAAATAGCTTTGAGTCTTGGCTTACGAGAGGAAGACTACAACAGGATTCTGGAAATTTTGGGTAGAGTTCCGACTTCTACTGAGATAGCTATGTTCTCTGTGGAGTGGTCAGAACATTGTGGTTACACCCATTCCAGAAGTTGGTTCCGGCTTTTGCCCCGCCGGGGAAGGTTCCAAGCTCTGGTTGGAGAAGATGCTGGAGGCATAGTCTATGATGGATTAGCTCTGGTTTTCAAAATGGAAAGCCATAATCATCCTTCCCAGGTGGAGCCAAAGCAGGGTGCAGCAACAGGTGTGGGAGGCATAATCCGTGATATCCTGGGTAGTGGGGCTCGCCCCATTGCATGTCTGGATTCCCTCTGCTTTGCTCCTCCTGATGAAAATCGTTCCAGGTATATTTTTCGGGGCGTTGTTGACGGGATTGCTTTTTATGGGAATTGTGTTGGTGTGCCAACGGTTGCAGGGGAGCTTTACTTCCATCCTTCCTTTCGAGGCAACTGTTTGGTGAACGTGATGTGTATTGGCCTGGTGCCCGAGAATGGTTTAATGCGAGCTGTAGCCAGGGGTGAAGGCAATGCCATAATCTATGTAGGTAACAAGACAGGAAGAGATGGTATAGGTGGCTGTAGTATTCTGGCCTCTCAGGAGTTTGCAGAGAATGAGGAAAAGAGGCCCAGTGTTCAGATTGGTGATCCTTTCACTGAAAAGTGCCTTATCGAAGCTACCCTGGAAGCCATAGAAACTGGTAGAGTGGTTGGAATAAAAGACATGGGTGCAGCAGGTCTTACCTGTTCCACGAGCGAAATGGCTGCAGCTGGTGATTCCGGGATGGAAGTTGACTTGGATCGGGTGCCGGTGCGCGAGGAAGGCATGGAAGCCTGGGAGATTATGATGTCTGAATCGCAGGAGCGCATGCTTCTCTGTGTTGAAAAGGGCTATGAAGAAACAATATGCAGTATTTTCAGAAAGTGGGGTCTTGAGGCAGAAGTTATTGGTCGGGTTGTTGACTCAGGAAGGGTCACCATACGTTACCGAGGTGAAATTGTGGCCGATGTTCCAGCCAAAGCCTTAACTGCTCCACCTTCTTGTGTGCCACCGTTTCACGAACCCCCTTACTTTAAGGAGCTCAACAGCTTTGCTTTTGACACGTTGCCTGTTCCTGAAGACCTTAATCAAACTTTTCTATCCCTGCTTGCCTCACCAAACCTGTGCTCTCGTCGCTTTGTTTACGAGCAGTACGACCACATGGTTCAAACCAACACAGTAATTTACCCGGGTTCGGGAACTGTGGTACTTCGGGTAAAAGGTAAAAACTGGGGTATAGCGGTGACCACTGACTGCAACCCCCTTTATTGCTTCTTGAATCCTTACCAGGGTGCTCAGATGGCGGTTGCTGAAGCTGCAAGGAATCTTGCCTGTTGTGGAGCCACTCCTGCTGGTATTACTGATTGCCTGAATTTTGGTAATCCTGACAAACCGGACCGTTACTGGCAGTTTGTGGAAGCCGTGAGAGGCCTGAGTGAGGCTGCTCAATATTTCAATGTTCCCGTGGTGAGTGGCAATGTATCTTTTTACAACGAAAGCCCAGAGGGTTCGATCTATCCTACGCCTACCGTCGGGATGATAGGGATTGTAGAGGATATTTCCAGAGTTATTCCTTCCTGTTTCAGTCAAGAAAACTTGCTGATTGTGTTACTTGGCGAATGTGGTGATGGGCTCGGTGGTAGTGAGTATTTAAGAGTAATTCATAATCTGGAGGTTGGCCCTCTTCCCCATTTTGATATGGAGGCAGAAAAGCGCCTTCAGGAAGTTTTAATCGAGCTTGTCAAAGAAAGATGCCTTTGCTCAGCGATTGACGTTAGCGAGGGTGGTCTGGCTATAGCCCTTGCCGAAGCTTCGTTGAGCGCAGAAGCGGCAGTGGGATTCGACATTGATATCGGTAATTGTGGTGATTTGAGAGAAGATGTAATTCTGTTTGGAGAAGCAGGGGGCAGAGCAGTGGTTACAGTTGAGGAGAAAGACTTTCCAAAATTTGAAAAGATTCTTCTTGAAAGGGGTTTTCCTTTCCAAGTTCTGGGGAGAAGTGGGGGTAAGCATCTGGTTTTCCGTAAGGGAAAAAGAGAACTGATTAGAGTTAGCGTAGAGGTTGCCAGAAAACACTGGGAAATGACGTTTTAA
- the purF gene encoding amidophosphoribosyltransferase produces MLGLKESCGVFGVFGLPNAVELTYLGLFSLQHRGQESAGIVVWDGKSLQEKKGMGLVSEVFHPSDFERLKGHVALGHVRYSTTGSSSLKNAQPFLGDCRFGELGIAHNGNLTNTLQLRKQLTRLGSVFRSSMDTELILHLIARSQFDNLEDSIKEALWQMRGAFSLGIIAPDRLIAVRDPWGFRPLALGKLDGGYVISSESCAFDVLGAEFLREIAPGEMVVIDQNGVRSFFYAYSSRKAFCVFELIYFARPDSLVFGNSVYEARKKMGQKLAAREFAVADMVIPVPDSGMCAALGFAEFSGIPLELGFIRNPYVGRTFIRPRQDERELAIDIKLNPLKSLLQNKRVIVIEDSIVRGNTSRRRITTLKRAGVKEVHMRVSSPPHRFPCFYGVDFPSSSELVAFGKSVEEIRQYLDLDSLQYLDIEDLKEIVGNAGKDFCFACFNGDYPVRIEKEFAKNALEKV; encoded by the coding sequence TTGCTGGGTTTAAAAGAGAGCTGTGGCGTTTTTGGAGTGTTTGGTTTGCCTAATGCTGTAGAGCTAACTTATTTAGGGCTTTTCTCGCTCCAGCACCGTGGCCAGGAGAGTGCAGGCATTGTTGTTTGGGACGGGAAGAGCCTGCAGGAAAAGAAGGGCATGGGGCTGGTTAGTGAGGTCTTTCATCCTTCAGACTTTGAAAGACTTAAAGGCCACGTTGCTCTAGGCCACGTCCGTTATTCGACTACTGGCTCTTCTTCCCTTAAGAATGCGCAACCCTTTTTGGGGGATTGTCGTTTTGGAGAGCTGGGCATAGCTCACAACGGTAACTTGACCAATACTTTGCAGCTTCGTAAGCAACTTACTCGTCTGGGTTCTGTATTCCGGTCTTCCATGGATACTGAGTTGATTTTGCATCTCATTGCTCGCAGCCAGTTCGACAATCTCGAGGACTCCATTAAAGAAGCTTTGTGGCAGATGAGGGGTGCCTTTTCGTTGGGAATCATTGCTCCTGACCGCCTAATTGCGGTTAGGGATCCCTGGGGTTTCAGGCCGCTCGCTTTGGGCAAATTGGATGGAGGTTATGTGATAAGTTCGGAGAGCTGCGCTTTTGATGTGCTGGGAGCTGAGTTCCTAAGAGAAATCGCTCCGGGGGAAATGGTGGTTATTGATCAAAATGGAGTTCGCTCGTTTTTCTATGCTTATTCCTCAAGAAAAGCCTTTTGTGTTTTTGAGTTAATATATTTTGCTCGTCCAGACAGCCTGGTTTTTGGAAACAGTGTTTACGAGGCACGCAAAAAGATGGGGCAGAAGCTGGCTGCCAGAGAGTTTGCTGTTGCTGATATGGTAATTCCCGTACCTGACTCTGGGATGTGTGCAGCTCTGGGCTTTGCAGAATTTTCTGGCATACCTTTGGAGCTGGGTTTTATCCGTAATCCCTATGTCGGTCGCACTTTTATTCGTCCTCGTCAGGATGAAAGGGAACTGGCGATAGATATAAAGTTGAACCCTCTCAAGAGTCTGCTACAGAACAAGCGGGTGATTGTAATTGAAGACTCGATTGTCAGGGGGAATACCTCAAGGAGAAGGATAACTACCCTGAAGAGGGCAGGAGTCAAAGAGGTTCACATGCGGGTTAGTTCCCCTCCTCATCGTTTTCCATGTTTTTATGGAGTGGATTTTCCAAGTTCTTCCGAACTCGTTGCTTTTGGAAAAAGTGTTGAAGAGATAAGGCAGTATCTGGATCTTGATAGTTTGCAATATCTCGATATTGAGGATTTGAAAGAGATAGTTGGAAACGCAGGTAAAGATTTTTGTTTCGCTTGTTTTAACGGCGATTATCCGGTTCGCATAGAGAAGGAGTTTGCAAAGAACGCTCTGGAAAAAGTATGA
- a CDS encoding DUF429 domain-containing protein, which translates to MQRTLWKKYEFIAGVDLSWSFRKDSWVALAKRKGFLYEFCDLFALKDFLDFERFFAAHPSLLLAIDAPLRIPNSDGNRKPERELAPLLRKAGWGILPISRSFILSRFPLLFEFHKLLEKHGFQVVPVPEPSKARVVIEVFASLSAIALCADLKIVRQRGEVFIEELLPCLKEETGSFFAKNLETYMRPLLLERQKGRDVVDALLCLYTAWVATVCPERIRIFGNPEEGFIVVPLSKFSPTWLIP; encoded by the coding sequence TTGCAAAGAACGCTCTGGAAAAAGTATGAATTTATTGCGGGTGTAGACCTTTCCTGGAGCTTCAGGAAGGATTCCTGGGTTGCCCTTGCAAAGCGAAAAGGCTTTCTTTATGAGTTTTGCGATCTTTTTGCCCTAAAGGACTTTCTGGACTTTGAGCGCTTTTTTGCTGCTCACCCTTCTTTACTTTTGGCTATTGATGCCCCGTTGCGTATTCCTAATTCCGATGGCAATCGAAAACCGGAAAGAGAACTTGCCCCGCTTTTAAGGAAAGCAGGATGGGGTATCCTGCCCATTAGTCGTTCTTTTATCCTTAGTAGGTTTCCTTTGCTTTTTGAGTTTCATAAACTTTTGGAAAAACATGGCTTTCAGGTGGTGCCCGTTCCGGAGCCTTCTAAAGCGCGGGTAGTGATAGAAGTTTTTGCGTCCTTGAGCGCTATAGCTTTGTGCGCTGACCTAAAAATTGTTCGCCAAAGAGGTGAGGTGTTTATAGAAGAATTACTTCCCTGTCTCAAAGAAGAAACTGGTTCTTTTTTTGCGAAAAACCTGGAAACATATATGCGGCCCCTGCTTTTGGAAAGACAGAAAGGCAGGGACGTGGTGGATGCACTTTTGTGTCTTTATACTGCCTGGGTTGCAACAGTGTGTCCCGAGCGGATAAGAATTTTTGGCAATCCTGAAGAGGGGTTTATTGTTGTTCCTTTATCAAAGTTTTCCCCAACCTGGCTAATTCCTTAG
- a CDS encoding flavodoxin family protein — MKALVLYYTRTGTTQKMAETISQTLEQEGIVTDLVEANNFSVDKLPEYQIIVIGSPTYYGTMAAEIKQILDESVRLHGKLDGKIGGAFTSSGNVAGGNETTIWSILSALLIHGMIIKGVHSGNHYGPVAVDSFGEEARRECVEYAKELARLGKTLIKEQQ, encoded by the coding sequence ATGAAAGCGCTCGTACTTTACTACACAAGGACTGGTACAACTCAAAAAATGGCTGAAACCATTAGTCAAACACTTGAGCAAGAAGGCATTGTAACCGATCTTGTGGAAGCAAATAATTTCTCAGTTGATAAATTGCCTGAATACCAAATCATCGTAATAGGCTCACCCACCTATTACGGAACCATGGCAGCAGAGATAAAACAAATCCTTGATGAAAGTGTTCGTCTGCATGGAAAACTCGATGGAAAAATCGGCGGTGCATTCACGTCATCAGGGAACGTAGCAGGAGGTAACGAAACCACCATCTGGTCAATACTCTCTGCGCTATTAATCCATGGAATGATTATAAAAGGAGTCCATTCGGGAAACCACTATGGCCCTGTTGCCGTAGATTCATTTGGAGAGGAAGCTCGAAGAGAATGCGTGGAGTACGCTAAGGAATTAGCCAGGTTGGGGAAAACTTTGATAAAGGAACAACAATAA